Below is a window of Phyllopteryx taeniolatus isolate TA_2022b chromosome 16, UOR_Ptae_1.2, whole genome shotgun sequence DNA.
ACTAGAGATTTACCTGATAGAAGGTGAGGTTTACTAGCAGTTTACCCAGTCTAAGGCAGTTTACTAGCAGCGTAAAGGGCAAAGTTGACTCGTAGTTTGCCGAgtagaatgtatttatttgtattttacaacTTTACATGGTAGGAGATGGTGACATTTACTACTAGTTGTTTACCTAGAAGATGTAGTTGACTCGTAATTTATCTGGTTGGAGAACAAATTGACTAGTAGTTTACCTTGCAGAAGGTCAAGTTTTATTTGTACTTCACCTGGTATGCGAtgatttacttttactttaccTGGTAGCATGTGTTACCTGTAGTTTACCTGGTAGAAGATGCTTTATTTGAACTTTGTCATGGTTTACCTGGTAGAAGATGCGTAGTTTCGGTCGAGATTGCGCTGACACGTATTCTCTGGTTCTGGTGTGGACTTTGTCTGTGTTGATGGTTTCTTTCACAGCtgcattcaaacaaacacaatcaGTCATTCCAGAAGCTTCCACGCCCTCCTGGCATCATCATCGCGTCGTCTCACTGTGTGCGGAGTGCGGCGTGTTCCTCAGTGTGACGGCCACTTTGCCCTCCTGGTTGGCGTCCGTGTTGCGCGTGGCCAGAGGTTTGGCGACGGGAGCCGTGGAACCGTCGCAGAGGTCCTTGGTCCATCGAAGCGTGAAGTGAAGAGTGGGACCATCACAGAACGCCTCCAATGGAGGCAAGTGCTACACAATACAAATGTTACCGACAGTACAAtctacacccacacacacacctcattcACAATCCCATAACTACAaaatcactcacacacacatgatcAAAATCTCATGCGCACAATTGCACACCACTTTGGTTAGTGACAATCCAatctagacacacacacagttcataCACAAATCAAACTCTACAGTTTCACATTCACTTGACCAACAGTCATACACAATCTCGCATTCAGAATCTCACAcagagacagacacacacacacacaattgcgctaaaataaaaatacagactAACTTTAGCTCACACACTCTCATCGCTATCACACTCGCACTCAATATTTGCAAACCCACTCACAAATGCACACAGCCACTTACCTTCGTGTCCAGTATGGTCTCCCATGTTGCTGTCATGTTGTTGAGAGGACTTTGCTGTGTTAAGTCTTGCATTGAAACTTCGTAGTCGCCGTCCAGCAGCTGCAGACGTCTGcacacatcattttttttttttttaaatgatattacaatatttacatATGTAAGTACAAAAGATaagagtgctgtgaaaaagtatttcctcccttctcaaattcttcgaTTTTTGCAATATATTGCAGTAATGGCCCCCCGATGTTAAATCATGCATTCGCTGtggctaattacattttttggttcactttcactgaccacacacaAGCCTGATTGCCTCCAGACCcgttcaaatcccggcgcccgcgtgtgtggagtttgcatgttctccccgtgcctgggtgggttttctccgggcactccggtttcctcccacatccccaaaacacgcgtggtcggttgattgaagactctaaattgcccgtagctgtgaatgtgagtgcaaatgcttgtttgtttctatgtgccctgcgattggctggcgaccggttcagggtgtaccccgcctcccgcccgaagatagctgggataggctccagcacgcccgcgacccgcgtgaggataagcggtcaagtgaatggatggatggatggatctttagatttgtttgatgatcttaaacattaatgttcggaaattatgtaaaaaaataagaatttgagaagggagccaatactttttcacagcattttatgtatataaaaatgtgtgtttgtgcagcaCCTGTTTTTATCAAAAACGGTCATCTGAGCCACCAGTGTGCTTCCTCCGTCCTCCCTGAGGGGAGAGCCCCGCCTCTTCCTGGCCATCATTACCTCTGACAGCTCTGGATATGGAAGacgggtaaaaaaaattattaaaatcgGAATTCTGAtttgaatggcaaaaaaaaaaaaaacattcagataAAATTGGAGATCTCATTACTAGACAAAGTTCGATAAAAATAAGAAGTCTTgagttttgaggaaaaaaattccaTTGAAATGGGAAATGCgatttttgtgggggaaaaaaaactacaattgaccaccagattttttggggggggaattttAAATCAGAAATTAGACATTTGTGAAAAAgattacattaaaatacaaattggatttttgtgaaaaaaaaaactaaagtcagattattattaatcaAAATTGATTAAAATCTGATTTGTGTGAGaagaaaatcaattaaaatttgaaatcagatttcagtcaaaaaaatgcttaaaatcaaagattaaattttttttttttttgtgaaaaactaATTCTCTTGAAAttggatttttgtgaaaaaaaatcccttaaTCTCAGACTTTTGTGAAAATATCGattaaaatcagatttttgtaaaaaaaaaacaaaaaaattagattaacattgcaaaattgATGTGTGAAAAAACCCCCACTTAAAATCTGATTTTTTCGTGTGAAAATAAATtgctttgaatataaattgttcaaaaacaaaacatctggtttctgtgaaaaaaaaaacattacaaattgacattttcttgggaaaaaaaatgcttgaaaactgatttttgtgaaaatcgattaaaatctgatttttgtgagaggaaaaaaaaatattttattcaaaggACGTGTCACCCAGTCCTACTTAGAGCATACAGTCCCCTcccaaagtattggaacggcaaggtcaattcctttgttttttgttgtataccGAAGACATTTACACTGAACACAAATATAaaggcaacacttttgtttttgctcccatttttcgtgacctggactcaaagatctaaaactttttctacatacacagaaggccatttccctcaaatattgttcacaaatctgttagttagcatttctcctttgtctgTGTCTTCAGGTTTGTTTCCATGCTGACTCACCTCTGTGGTGGCACGCCTCTCCGTTGGCGAGCCCATTGTGGAGCAGCATGTGGTCATACCCTGGCTGGGACACTCTAAAAAGCAGTGAGTAGGACTTGACCATGTGAGAGTTGCTGGCTTCAAACTCGCTGCTTGGGACAAGCAAGGATGGAAAGTTTCCGGAATGTCCCGGACTGCCAGCACAGCGGCCGCCAGAAGAACTTAAGTCCGGGTTGAGTGGAACCTGCTTCTTCCCGGCGGGAACCTGCTTGACAGGACAGCTCACATCCTGGACACAGATAAGAATGaaagaattattttaaaaaataaaataaaataaacttaatTGGTTGATTGACTGATGGCATCATCCTGCTTCACCTTCCTCTTCTTGTGACAGACTTTGACAAGGAGGACCTCGAGAGACACGGAGGTCTGCTCGTTCTCACAGTCCTGAGACGGTGTCCCTGACGACAACAGAAAGCAGGAAGTCAACCAATGACCAGGCGTTAATGGGAGCGGGAGGGGCACAAATTTACCTGATTTGTGGAAGAAGCCGGTGAAGGTGAGCTGCAAATTGGACGCCAAGCTGGTGAGAAAAGCGCATTTAGTTGGTCATATTTGCATGAGAACTGATCAAACGAAACACAGAACAATGAGAATTCCACATCGTGTATAAAGAAGCGCGTAAGTCagctggcttaatgctaacacaaaatgggaaacgccatagacgggctaacgtaTTGCATTAATAGTCACGGTGTCATAACGCTTGAACATAACTTTCTTACCCATGTGGTTCTTGTTCTCCATGCATTTTTTCTGCTCGGAAGAGCAGGTTGTCCATCTTGGAGCTTTTCCTAGGCAAACACACACGTGTTAGCAACAACAATATTTGAAGATCTCATCCAAAGTCCACCTTGTCGTCATTGAGACATCTTTTGAAAACTTATGAGTAATAATTCTCAACTGGTCACGGACAGCcagccagccatccattttccttaccgcttctcctcattagggtcgcgggcgtgatgaAGCCtgttccagctgacttcggctgttgttgtcgtggccgtggtaacgagtgcaTCCGGTGGCGTtggagttgacaagataaagcccagtgatcgaaAAAGACgcgatgcggtggtatcggaatacaagattttattgcagtagtctgacatagtgcaatcgcgaaagaccaaatttgtcttgtagtctgatccacgcattatgtgttgtctgtcccccACTGCCGACaggtttttctttaaataacttttatttccagtcagatatttacaatactaagtcaaaagacacgcaacaaggctaaaaaaaaaaataaaacaaattagcttttggattcagaTATATTGTACATGTGGACAGtgtattcaagtaaatataggtcgaacacatgatttgcaaaatcattgtattctgtttttatttatgtttaacaacgtcccaacttcattggcattCGGGTTGTATGATTCACGGTGGTCATATGcagtggctacggaaagtattcagatcccccgTAAATTAttgactctttgttatattgcagccatttgctaaaatcatttaagttaatttttcccccctcaatgtaaacacagcaccccatattgacagaacaaaaaaattattgaaatttttgcagatttattaaaaaagcaaaaatgaaatatcacacagccataagtatacagaccctttgctcagtatttagccGAAGCACCCTTtggagctaatacagccatgagtctttttgggaatgatgcaacaagtttttcacacctggattttgtgccattcctccttgcagatcctctccagttctgccaggttggatggtgaacgttggtggatagccattttcaggtctctccagagatgctcaattgggtttaagtcagggctctggctgggttctgatcatcccatacgtcttccatttaaggatgatggaggccactgtgttcttaGGAATCCTAAGTGCagctgaaatttttttttgtaaccatggccagatctgtgccttgccacaattctgtctctgagctcttcaggcagttcctttgacctcaatattctcatttgcgctgacatgcactgtgagctgtaaggtcttatatagacaggggtgtggctttcctcatcaagtccaatcagtataatccaacaaagctggactccaatgaatagaatcattttaaggatgatcagaagaaatggacagcacccgagttcaatatgagtgtcacagcaaagggtctgaatacttaaggctgtgggatatttcagtttttcttttttaataaatgtgcaaaaatttaaacaattccgttttttctgtcaatatggggtgctgtgtgtacattaatgaagaaaaaaaatgaacttatatgattttagcaaattttagcaaatataaaaaaagtgaaatttttaagggggtctgaacactttccctacccactgtaCTGTTATTGTACGGAGGGGAAAATGCATGCACAGGTTTGCACGTTGTCTATTCTTTAAAGGCTATCAGTGGCTCACACACTGTTTGCATTATTTTAAAACCCTTTTAATTGGTTGAGTTGTGTGCAAGGCAAAGTCAGCCTGTGGAGCTAAGTGAAAACATGTGGGGTCAGGACGTGAACACGTGGACCACATCTACAgaatagagtaaaaaaaaaaaaaaaagcacttccgGTACAGCACCACTCAGTCTTTGCATCTTTAAGTTGTGTTTTCATTGGCATCTGAACACATGTGGCAGGAAGTGAAAGTGAACAGCTGCCATCTGACAAAGATGGtaataaaatgataaaagtcAACAACTGAGCTCATTGCTCAGATGATGAACACACAGTCTTTGTGATGTGACTAAGTAATCAGTGAATGTTAACGtgacaacagtaaaaaaattaaaataaaatttgattttcagtcaaataaaaattcatgataaaaaaaaaaaaaaacatttcttcttcttgttacCTTTTGCTGTTCTTCCTCGAGTTCCTGTGTGACATGTAGGTGAGAGTCCTGTGCAGGAATATGGGCTAAAAGTGGAAGGGAAAAGGGAAAATTGTTCCAGTAATTCCACTTCAAcatgattttgaaaataaacctAAAAAGTTATGTGAAGAAAACTCACAGCGATCAAGTTCCTGGTGCGGAGGAACCTGTAAATTTGGGTAGGCTCTgcaaacccccccaaaaaacatcaacaaaacatTCATTGTCCGTTATCATCTGCAATTTCTTGTAGTTTATTAATTCATGTCAACTTGGCTGGAATATTCTGTAGTCCTTCTAAAAACAACACAGCTTCCTggaaagtcacacaaaaaaggaAGATAGACTACACTTAAAAtgaatttgttaaaatgaaGATGTGACTGTGGTGGTCATAAAATAGTCCAACGCAGAGTTCGGTATGCCCCAATAAGTACGACCATCGCCTCATTCACTTATGTAACTGCCATCAACAATAAACCGAGAACAAAGGTGTTGGATGAATTAACTTGTGAGGTTGAACTGAAGGCGTTTGTTCGGCGGTGGAAACTCACTTTCGAAGGCCTGCAGGAACAACTCGTGGTCGTCTTGGACGAGCTGCATGTTGGGCTTCTTGGCGTCGGAGGAGGACGGGGGATACGGTCCGTTCGCCACAGGGTGGCCCCCGGCCGAGGGTCCATGCCTGTGTGGAGCCATCCGCAGGAAACCAGGAAAGCTTGTGCTTGTCAAGGGAGAAAGAAACTCGCGTCACTtttctttgtcaaaaaaaaagaagcgagGAGCAGCGTCTCAtatattgtggaaaaaaaagaaagaaagaaaaagcggAGTATTAGACGCAGCAGAGGggacatttaattatttttttttacatttccgaGCCAGGCTCCTGTGGGACGTTTCGGCGCGGAGGAGTTAGAAAGGCCGGCCTAGGGGCTCCATTTGCGGGAGACGAGAACAAGCCAACGCCGCCACTCGGCAGCTAACTGTTTGGCTAAACTTCCTTAGCCCAGCTAGCTAACTAGCGCGACACGACTCTTCGCATTTGCCGTAGAAAATTACGAAAacgacaataaataaataaaacagaagcaTACACTTGTGATATACATTGAGTGGTTTCGagtccacaatttaaaacaaatttgcgTAAATCGTAATTGAGCGCCTTTTGCCAACTTGAGGTAGCGCCGTCGCAAATTGCAGCAAAAACATGACCTCCGGTTAGTATTTTCGAAACATTTGTAATGAGTAGTACCAAGAAGCGATGTTGCGTTATTTTATACTATCAAACAGTTTATTTCTCTGTATACAAAGAGATGTCCTGATATATTTCCAGAAATCTAAGAACAAATACTATAATGTGCTGTTATGTAGGCCAGCcactggttttattttggtgaccGATAAGTCAGTTCCCTTTTTCTGGctgaattacaaaaacattaccAAAGTTGGCTGGGACGCGTTCACGTATTGAAAGATCCCGCCTTCAGAGTGCTGCAGCCTATTACCGCGCTTGTTTGTGAAACGCGGCCGTGTGATTGGTAGAGGCGTTTGCCTTTCCGCTGTATGAAATGAAAGCGGCATTTAAGATATCTCGGTTCACATACCGCGGATTTTTTTTTCGTTCACAGTatctcttatatatatatatatgacgtGGTTCATGATTGGCGAGGCACGGACTATGTCACGTGACTGTCTGGAGCGCTCAGAcgctcaactcaacactgccacatgctagttgtggcaccgtacataccagactcGATAAGAAAgattaaatgtcacacactttcattaaatatattagacagtctgttaaacgtcagtaagtgtaaacgtcagtaagtgcagtacatgtgtgatcAAACGTATATTATTGACGACGTAATGaggaaatatatataatatattgctTGTGTTCACATACGTTTTAAAATGAGGTGTAAAAAGTGCGTTTGAAGAtaaagtttttaaataaaacaaaaaaaaaatagacaatttCCGATGAGCGTTTATTATTCAAACACATTCCCTTTCAAAGTGGCCATCTGTGTTAGTAGTTTGTCAGAGCAACACAATACACTATTGCACTCTACACAGAGAAATTTAAttgttaaacacacacacaaaaaaagaaaaatctaggCAAAAGGTTGCAGCTTGACTAACTTGTTTGTCAAATATGTGGCAAGCTGCATTTCTTAACCATGATAAAATCTATATAATTTGAGTTTCTTATTTTGTCTGAAAGGTGGGCAGACAGACGTCATATGATCCAATTCATCAGTGCACTTTTCTTCTTGGTATTGGCTTGTACAGCATGTTGTCTAGCACATTCGAGCATCAGGTGGCAAGTAGGTGAGTCACAGAAGcgaaaaaacagcatttaacaaCATAAAATAACAACTTTGGTCCGTTATGTTTGCCTTTTAGTAGTCGTGAGCACACATTATCTTCATTTTCATCAGTGCTTCCTCCACAGGATGTACATCATGAGCAGGATGAGGCCCGCTGATAGGCCCGTAATGACAAACTGGTGTATGGAGAGCACATTCTCCAGCGTGTGGATTCTCTCTTCCATGGCGCTGGTGTGGAAGTAGTCGTAGATCCCCGCCGTGATGCTCCACAGCGCCCACACGGCGTCCACCACCAGCGGCATCGCGGAGAGCCTCGGGATGCGGCACCTCTGGAAGAGACATGTTACCAAATAGTCTAATTTCACCCCAGTAGCGGTACAATAAAGCTGTAATAT
It encodes the following:
- the LOC133466515 gene encoding polycomb protein suz12-B-like isoform X3 produces the protein MAPHRHGPSAGGHPVANGPYPPSSSDAKKPNMQLVQDDHELFLQAFEKPTQIYRFLRTRNLIAPIFLHRTLTYMSHRNSRKNSKRKSSKMDNLLFRAEKMHGEQEPHGLASNLQLTFTGFFHKSGTPSQDCENEQTSVSLEVLLVKVCHKKRKDVSCPVKQVPAGKKQVPLNPDLSSSGGRCAGSPGHSGNFPSLLVPSSEFEASNSHMVKSYSLLFRVSQPGYDHMLLHNGLANGEACHHRELSEVMMARKRRGSPLREDGGSTLVAQMTVFDKNRRLQLLDGDYEVSMQDLTQQSPLNNMTATWETILDTKHLPPLEAFCDGPTLHFTLRWTKDLCDGSTAPVAKPLATRNTDANQEGKVAVTLRNTPHSAHTVKETINTDKVHTRTREYVSAQSRPKLRIFYQFQYNNNSRQQTEARDDLHCPWCTLNCRKLYSLLKHLKLSHSRFVFNYVPHPKGAKIEVSINESYDGSYAGNPQDVHSQPGFAFSRNGPVKRAAVTQVLVCRPKRSKPSLSEFLECEGGESERPWSYVSGHNRLYFRSDSCVPRAPQEMDVDSEDERDPDWLQEKTAKQIEDFTDVNEGEKEIMKLWNLHVMKHGFIADHQMNEACLLFTELHCAHLVRQNLRRNFLLHLVSMHDFNLVTTRTIDQAMARLQAAAHGGEPPEEEDEWETAVESLTETDLEPSRCEDASRWQESHTAVLY
- the LOC133466515 gene encoding polycomb protein suz12-B-like isoform X1 yields the protein MAPHRHGPSAGGHPVANGPYPPSSSDAKKPNMQLVQDDHELFLQAFEKPTQIYRFLRTRNLIAPIFLHRTLTYMSHRNSRKNSKRKSSKMDNLLFRAEKMHGEQEPHGLASNLQLTFTGFFHKSGTPSQDCENEQTSVSLEVLLVKVCHKKRKDVSCPVKQVPAGKKQVPLNPDLSSSGGRCAGSPGHSGNFPSLLVPSSEFEASNSHMVKSYSLLFRVSQPGYDHMLLHNGLANGEACHHRELSEVMMARKRRGSPLREDGGSTLVAQMTVFDKNRRLQLLDGDYEVSMQDLTQQSPLNNMTATWETILDTKHLPPLEAFCDGPTLHFTLRWTKDLCDGSTAPVAKPLATRNTDANQEGKVAVTLRNTPHSAHTVKETINTDKVHTRTREYVSAQSRPKLRIFYQFQYNNNSRQQTEARDDLHCPWCTLNCRKLYSLLKHLKLSHSRFVFNYVPHPKGAKIEVSINESYDGSYAGNPQDVHSQPGFAFSRNGPVKRAAVTQVLVCRYSSHVTTDKAITLVASWCQGIVEVSGGASFRQKWPKRSKPSLSEFLECEGGESERPWSYVSGHNRLYFRSDSCVPRAPQEMDVDSEDERDPDWLQEKTAKQIEDFTDVNEGEKEIMKLWNLHVMKHGFIADHQMNEACLLFTELHCAHLVRQNLRRNFLLHLVSMHDFNLVTTRTIDQAMARLQAAAHGGEPPEEEDEWETAVESLTETDLEPSRCEDASRWQESHTAVLY
- the LOC133466515 gene encoding polycomb protein suz12-B-like isoform X2; protein product: MRGSDYKTNLVFRDCTMSDYCNKILYSDTTASRLFRSLGFILSTPTPPDALVTTATTTTAEVSWNRLHHARDPNEEKRKSSKMDNLLFRAEKMHGEQEPHGLASNLQLTFTGFFHKSGTPSQDCENEQTSVSLEVLLVKVCHKKRKDVSCPVKQVPAGKKQVPLNPDLSSSGGRCAGSPGHSGNFPSLLVPSSEFEASNSHMVKSYSLLFRVSQPGYDHMLLHNGLANGEACHHRELSEVMMARKRRGSPLREDGGSTLVAQMTVFDKNRRLQLLDGDYEVSMQDLTQQSPLNNMTATWETILDTKHLPPLEAFCDGPTLHFTLRWTKDLCDGSTAPVAKPLATRNTDANQEGKVAVTLRNTPHSAHTVKETINTDKVHTRTREYVSAQSRPKLRIFYQFQYNNNSRQQTEARDDLHCPWCTLNCRKLYSLLKHLKLSHSRFVFNYVPHPKGAKIEVSINESYDGSYAGNPQDVHSQPGFAFSRNGPVKRAAVTQVLVCRYSSHVTTDKAITLVASWCQGIVEVSGGASFRQKWPKRSKPSLSEFLECEGGESERPWSYVSGHNRLYFRSDSCVPRAPQEMDVDSEDERDPDWLQEKTAKQIEDFTDVNEGEKEIMKLWNLHVMKHGFIADHQMNEACLLFTELHCAHLVRQNLRRNFLLHLVSMHDFNLVTTRTIDQAMARLQAAAHGGEPPEEEDEWETAVESLTETDLEPSRCEDASRWQESHTAVLY